A stretch of Luteolibacter arcticus DNA encodes these proteins:
- a CDS encoding PP2C family protein-serine/threonine phosphatase, whose amino-acid sequence MTTPGLDPATPPLTLNWSGMTHVGRFRKNNEDAFLGVTFDATEIHYLGKTGSSTMEKADFVFAVSDGMGGAQSGEFASKIAVEKITRLLPQSFGMAAQHLDTGFADILRELFERIHGSISDLSRYYPECHGMGATLSLCWFMPGWMCFSHIGDSRIYYLQKDGEMTQVTHDHSHVGWLRRSGKINEREARSHPGKSSLSQALGGGNQKIDPHIGRVACQPGDRFLICSDGLVDGLWDKRINEMARGELCAATLVMQAVNESGRDNTTALLIEVC is encoded by the coding sequence GTGACGACACCCGGTCTCGATCCAGCCACTCCGCCACTGACGCTCAATTGGTCCGGCATGACCCATGTCGGGCGCTTCCGGAAGAACAATGAGGACGCCTTCCTCGGCGTGACCTTTGACGCCACCGAGATCCACTACCTCGGCAAGACCGGCAGCAGCACCATGGAGAAAGCGGACTTCGTTTTCGCCGTCAGCGATGGCATGGGCGGCGCGCAGTCGGGCGAATTCGCCAGCAAGATCGCCGTGGAAAAGATCACCCGGCTGCTGCCACAGAGCTTCGGAATGGCGGCCCAGCACCTCGACACCGGCTTTGCCGACATCCTCCGCGAGCTCTTCGAGCGGATCCACGGGTCGATCAGCGACCTCTCCCGCTACTACCCGGAGTGCCACGGCATGGGCGCGACCCTTAGCCTGTGCTGGTTCATGCCGGGCTGGATGTGCTTCTCCCACATCGGCGACAGCCGGATCTACTACCTGCAAAAGGACGGCGAGATGACCCAGGTGACGCACGACCACTCGCACGTCGGCTGGCTGCGCCGGTCGGGGAAGATCAACGAGCGCGAGGCACGCAGCCACCCCGGGAAAAGCTCCCTCTCCCAAGCGCTGGGCGGCGGGAATCAGAAGATCGACCCGCACATCGGCCGCGTGGCCTGCCAGCCGGGCGATCGCTTCTTGATCTGCTCGGACGGCCTCGTGGACGGCCTTTGGGACAAGAGAATCAACGAAATGGCCCGCGGCGAATTGTGCGCCGCGACGCTGGTCATGCAGGCCGTGAACGAGTCCGGCCGCGACAACACCACCGCGCTCTTGATCGAGGTGTGCTGA